The following are encoded together in the Bacteroidales bacterium genome:
- a CDS encoding SpoIIE family protein phosphatase: MNNYKFHIVPKLLLIITLIFFSSYSFSQLSEKDQKKLDEFLESAADYTKNEEIEKAAVSYYKAGIFCIEKNKNKEAIPYMKESAKLYAQIKNYEKVMKIYSNIGLLFANIDDYDKSLLYFQSSLKIRKNLGEEAQIASGLLDLAYVLSVQKKYKDAILNVIKALDISSEIQNSKLMLISYRMLAENYQKIGNEQKAGEYLNKFVSFRQYYKKNVTEEMVSDERVKTIAELSIKDAEARAKQLEYELMMKDKELAEDTLKSKIKAKEDSLAISEARFLMAKSEKDRLETEKKLAKIQQEQDQLQDRAKRRLTFSIFAGIIIVIVLISVGLLLNIRKSKKHNKMLTSTNKKIAEQNKNIELKNEELTDAFQKIDEQNKDINSSIDYAVNIQSSLLPAQENLNKFIKDSFILFKPRDKVSGDFYWFKDAYISNGTGGTHRKVYISAIDCTGHGVPGAFLSMMSYNLLDNIIDEKHVYKPGEILDELHKGVRKTLRQEETANRDGMDMALCSYDPENNILEFAGAKNPLIYMKDGKIYRLKGNIKPIGGIIHQKSEEKYFNNNIIKIDSPTTAYMFSDGFADQVGEETGRKLMTKFFRNLLAEIHEKPMDEQREILDLFLKKWQGNTEQIDDIIVIGFKLYPNKI, encoded by the coding sequence ATGAATAATTATAAATTTCATATTGTTCCTAAATTACTGTTAATAATAACGCTAATTTTTTTCAGTTCTTATTCTTTTTCTCAATTATCTGAAAAAGATCAAAAAAAATTAGATGAATTTCTTGAATCTGCTGCTGACTACACTAAAAATGAAGAAATTGAAAAAGCTGCTGTATCTTATTATAAAGCGGGTATTTTTTGTATTGAAAAGAATAAAAATAAAGAAGCGATACCTTATATGAAAGAATCTGCTAAACTTTATGCTCAAATTAAGAATTATGAAAAAGTTATGAAGATATACAGTAATATCGGATTGCTGTTTGCAAACATTGATGATTATGATAAATCGCTGTTATATTTCCAAAGCAGTTTAAAAATAAGAAAAAATCTCGGTGAAGAAGCTCAAATTGCATCCGGATTATTAGACTTGGCTTATGTTTTATCTGTACAAAAAAAATATAAAGACGCAATATTAAATGTAATTAAAGCACTTGATATATCGTCTGAAATACAAAATTCTAAATTAATGTTGATCAGTTACAGAATGCTTGCCGAAAACTATCAAAAAATTGGAAATGAACAAAAAGCAGGTGAATATCTTAACAAATTTGTTTCATTCAGACAATATTATAAAAAAAATGTTACAGAAGAAATGGTAAGCGATGAGCGTGTAAAAACTATTGCCGAATTAAGCATTAAAGATGCAGAAGCAAGAGCAAAACAGTTGGAATACGAGTTAATGATGAAAGATAAAGAATTAGCAGAAGATACCTTAAAAAGTAAAATAAAAGCAAAAGAAGATTCTTTAGCAATATCAGAAGCAAGATTTTTAATGGCAAAAAGTGAAAAAGACCGCCTTGAAACAGAAAAAAAATTGGCAAAAATTCAACAAGAACAAGACCAACTACAAGACCGAGCAAAACGAAGGCTGACATTTTCAATTTTTGCAGGTATAATTATAGTTATTGTATTAATTTCTGTAGGATTATTACTTAATATTAGAAAAAGTAAGAAACACAATAAAATGCTTACTTCAACTAATAAAAAAATTGCTGAACAAAATAAAAATATTGAATTGAAAAATGAAGAGCTTACTGATGCTTTTCAAAAAATTGATGAACAAAATAAGGACATTAACTCCAGTATTGATTATGCCGTAAATATTCAAAGTTCACTATTACCTGCACAAGAAAATCTAAACAAATTTATTAAAGATTCTTTTATATTATTTAAACCGAGAGACAAAGTAAGTGGAGACTTCTATTGGTTTAAAGATGCATATATTTCTAACGGAACAGGAGGTACTCACAGAAAAGTATATATATCGGCAATTGATTGTACCGGACACGGTGTTCCCGGTGCTTTTCTCTCAATGATGAGTTATAACTTGTTGGACAATATAATTGACGAGAAACATGTTTATAAACCCGGAGAAATTTTAGACGAATTGCATAAAGGAGTAAGAAAAACTTTAAGACAAGAAGAAACTGCTAATCGAGACGGTATGGATATGGCATTATGCAGTTATGATCCCGAAAATAATATATTAGAATTTGCCGGAGCAAAAAACCCTTTAATCTATATGAAAGACGGCAAAATATATCGTTTAAAAGGAAATATTAAACCCATAGGAGGTATCATTCATCAAAAAAGTGAAGAAAAATATTTTAACAATAATATAATTAAAATTGACAGCCCTACTACAGCTTATATGTTTTCTGACGGCTTTGCAGATCAAGTAGGAGAAGAAACCGGGCGTAAGCTCATGACCAAGTTTTTCAGGAACTTACTGGCAGAAATTCATGAAAAACCTATGGATGAACAACGAGAAATATTAGATTTATTTTTAAAAAAATGGCAAGGAAATACAGAACAAATTGATGATATTATTGTTATAGGTTTCAAACTTTACCCAAATAAAATTTGA